A portion of the Streptomyces coeruleoprunus genome contains these proteins:
- a CDS encoding DNA-binding protein: MVSKRIKAKDKSGGTLFLDAQGLSLHVDGDEGMRARIEVAEANGRRVALSVLTPLEVRRTGAAAKRLDFLLSRFDVRPVTDDVIRAATKLLDITGLDGHECLVDALVVATAALCAPPVRVVTSDGSHVPMLCEAALQLPGEPDVKPVKV, translated from the coding sequence ATGGTGAGCAAGCGGATCAAGGCCAAGGACAAGAGTGGGGGAACGCTCTTCCTGGACGCGCAGGGCCTTTCTCTGCACGTCGACGGCGATGAGGGGATGCGAGCCCGCATCGAGGTGGCCGAGGCGAACGGCCGGCGGGTGGCCCTCTCCGTCCTCACTCCGCTGGAGGTGCGGCGTACCGGCGCCGCCGCGAAGCGACTCGATTTCCTGCTGTCGCGGTTCGACGTCAGGCCGGTCACGGACGACGTCATCAGGGCTGCCACGAAGCTCCTCGACATCACAGGGCTCGACGGACACGAGTGTCTGGTCGACGCCCTGGTCGTTGCCACCGCCGCCCTGTGTGCCCCTCCGGTCCGCGTCGTCACCTCCGACGGCTCGCATGTCCCGATGCTGTGCGAGGCGGCTCTGCAGCTCCCGGGCGAGCCAGATGTGAAGCCCGTCAAAGTCTGA
- a CDS encoding TIGR03084 family metal-binding protein, translating to MSDPAVGLRAVLDDLRDESDELDRLVAGLRPEEWATPTPAPRWSVAHQIAHLAWTDEVALLAATDPDAFAAHVAEAAAAPDTFVDAGADAVAGRPPDALLARWRASRARLADVLGEARARIPWYGPPMSATALATARLMETWAHGQDVADALGVVRAPTARLRHVAWIGVRARDYAFAVRGLTPAAEPFRVELDAHDGTLWAYGPEDAAQRVTGRALDFCLLVTRRAHRADLAVHAEGPDAGRWLDIAQAFAGPPGAGRPPKEAR from the coding sequence GTGTCCGACCCCGCCGTCGGCCTCCGCGCCGTGCTGGACGACCTGCGTGACGAGAGCGACGAACTGGACCGGCTCGTCGCCGGGCTGCGGCCCGAGGAGTGGGCCACCCCGACCCCCGCCCCGCGCTGGAGCGTCGCCCACCAGATCGCGCACCTCGCCTGGACCGACGAGGTCGCGCTGCTCGCCGCCACCGACCCGGACGCCTTCGCCGCCCATGTCGCCGAGGCCGCCGCCGCGCCCGACACGTTCGTCGACGCGGGGGCGGACGCGGTCGCGGGCCGGCCGCCCGACGCGCTGCTCGCCCGGTGGCGGGCCTCCCGTGCCCGCCTGGCCGACGTGCTGGGGGAGGCGCGGGCCCGTATCCCCTGGTACGGGCCGCCCATGAGCGCCACCGCCCTCGCCACGGCCCGGCTCATGGAGACCTGGGCCCACGGGCAGGACGTGGCCGACGCGCTCGGCGTCGTGCGGGCGCCCACCGCGCGCCTGCGGCACGTCGCCTGGATCGGCGTCCGCGCCCGCGACTACGCCTTCGCCGTACGGGGGCTCACCCCGGCCGCCGAGCCCTTCCGGGTCGAACTCGACGCGCACGACGGCACCTTGTGGGCGTACGGCCCCGAAGACGCCGCCCAGCGCGTCACAGGGCGCGCCCTCGACTTCTGCCTCCTCGTCACCCGGCGCGCCCACCGCGCCGACCTCGCCGTCCACGCCGAAGGGCCCGACGCCGGCCGGTGGCTGGACATCGCCCAGGCCTTCGCCGGCCCCCCGGGAGCCGGGCGGCCGCCCAAGGAGGCCCGGTGA
- a CDS encoding enoyl-CoA hydratase family protein → MTITTAHDRGITTLTLDAPDTRNALSAGLVAELTDALSGCAGDPAVRAVVLTHTGSTFSAGADLKAPPSPYAFVALLRQVLELPKPVVAKVDGHVRAGGIGLVAACDIVVASPASDFALTEARLGVAPAIISLTVLPRMDPRAAARYYLTGERFDAAEAARTGLVTLTADDPDKAVPPLLDALRKGSPQGLAESKRLVAARVLETFERDAEELVRRSATLFASAEAREGMTAFLERRDPVWAI, encoded by the coding sequence ATGACGATCACCACCGCCCACGACCGGGGCATCACCACGCTCACCCTGGACGCCCCGGACACCCGCAACGCCCTCTCGGCCGGCCTCGTCGCGGAGCTGACGGACGCCCTGTCCGGCTGCGCGGGCGACCCCGCGGTCCGGGCGGTGGTGCTCACCCACACCGGCTCCACGTTCAGCGCCGGCGCCGACCTGAAGGCCCCGCCCAGCCCGTACGCCTTCGTGGCGCTGCTCCGGCAGGTCCTGGAACTGCCCAAGCCCGTCGTGGCGAAGGTCGACGGGCACGTACGGGCGGGCGGCATCGGCCTGGTCGCCGCCTGCGACATCGTGGTCGCCTCCCCGGCCTCGGACTTCGCCCTCACCGAGGCCCGCCTCGGCGTGGCCCCCGCGATCATCTCCCTGACGGTCCTGCCCCGCATGGACCCGCGGGCCGCGGCCCGCTACTACCTGACGGGCGAACGCTTCGACGCCGCCGAAGCCGCCCGTACGGGCCTGGTGACCCTCACGGCGGACGACCCCGACAAGGCCGTACCGCCCCTCCTGGACGCCCTGCGCAAGGGCTCGCCGCAGGGGCTGGCCGAGTCGAAACGGCTGGTGGCCGCTAGGGTGCTGGAAACCTTCGAGCGCGACGCGGAGGAACTCGTCCGGCGCTCGGCGACGCTCTTCGCCTCGGCGGAGGCGCGCGAGGGAATGACGGCCTTCCTAGAACGACGGGACCCCGTATGGGCGATCTGA
- a CDS encoding acyl-CoA dehydrogenase family protein — protein sequence MSVTEGVLETEEQTALRSAVAALGRRHGRDHDHEALWAEAGKLGYLGVNLPAEYGGGGAGMAELSLVLEELGAAGCPLLMMIVSPAICGTVIARFGTDAQKRAWLPGLSDGSRTMAFGITEPDAGSNSHRITTTARRAADGWILSGSKVFVSGVDIADATLIVGRTEDARTGTLKPCLFIVPRDAPGFHRTPIDMELTAREKQFELTLDEVRLPADALVGDEDAGLLQLFAGLNPERIMTAAFALGMGRYAIERAVRYAKERQVWKAPIGAHQAIAHPLAQAHIELELARLMMRKAAVLYDAGDDTGAGEAANMAKYAAAEACVKAVDQAVHTLGGNGLTREFGLAALVTASRVARIAPVSREMILNYVSHQTLGLPKSY from the coding sequence ATGAGCGTCACCGAAGGCGTCCTGGAGACCGAGGAACAGACCGCCCTGCGCTCGGCCGTCGCCGCGCTCGGCCGGCGGCACGGCCGCGACCACGACCACGAAGCCCTGTGGGCCGAGGCCGGCAAGCTCGGCTACCTCGGCGTGAACCTGCCCGCCGAGTACGGCGGCGGTGGCGCCGGCATGGCGGAACTCTCCCTCGTCCTCGAAGAGCTGGGAGCCGCCGGCTGCCCCCTCCTCATGATGATCGTCTCGCCCGCCATCTGCGGCACGGTCATCGCCCGCTTCGGCACCGACGCGCAGAAGCGCGCCTGGCTGCCCGGCCTCTCCGACGGCAGCCGCACCATGGCCTTCGGCATCACCGAACCCGACGCGGGCTCCAACTCCCACCGCATCACCACCACGGCCCGCAGGGCGGCGGACGGCTGGATCCTCAGCGGCAGCAAGGTGTTCGTCTCGGGCGTCGACATCGCCGACGCGACGCTCATCGTGGGCCGCACCGAGGACGCCCGCACCGGCACCCTCAAGCCCTGCCTGTTCATCGTCCCCCGCGACGCGCCCGGCTTCCACCGCACCCCCATCGACATGGAACTCACCGCCCGCGAGAAGCAGTTCGAGCTGACCCTCGACGAGGTGCGGCTGCCCGCGGACGCGCTCGTCGGCGACGAGGACGCGGGCCTCCTCCAGCTGTTCGCCGGCCTCAACCCCGAGCGGATCATGACGGCTGCGTTCGCGCTCGGCATGGGCCGGTACGCCATCGAGCGGGCCGTGCGGTACGCGAAGGAACGCCAGGTGTGGAAGGCGCCCATCGGCGCCCACCAGGCCATCGCCCACCCCCTCGCCCAGGCCCACATCGAGCTGGAACTCGCCCGCCTGATGATGCGGAAGGCCGCCGTCCTCTACGACGCGGGCGACGACACGGGCGCCGGCGAGGCGGCGAACATGGCCAAGTACGCGGCGGCCGAGGCCTGCGTCAAGGCCGTCGACCAGGCCGTGCACACCCTCGGCGGCAACGGCCTGACCCGCGAGTTCGGCCTCGCCGCCCTCGTCACCGCCTCCCGCGTGGCCCGCATAGCGCCCGTCAGCCGGGAAATGATCCTCAACTACGTCTCGCACCAGACCTTGGGCCTGCCCAAGTCGTACTGA
- a CDS encoding MBL fold metallo-hydrolase: MTGDPFRLTVLGSATPYPSVDNPCSGYLVSGGRTHIWVDAGTGTLARLQRYVRLDELDAIWISHLHADHSADLLTAYYGALFADVQLAAPIPLFGPPGIADRLAHFLTNTATRSPVESAFAVQELHDGHRARVGAFTLTSRAVAHGIPAFAVRFEARDRSLVYSGDTAPCATLTKLAEACDVLLCEADSAQAPAGEDRVHHTPEDAGETARAAGAGRLIVTHVGPFLTPEEAVARAATRFDGPVDHAAPGAAFSV, encoded by the coding sequence ATGACCGGCGATCCTTTCCGCCTCACCGTCCTGGGAAGCGCGACGCCCTACCCGAGCGTCGACAACCCGTGCTCCGGCTATCTGGTCTCCGGCGGACGAACCCACATCTGGGTGGACGCGGGCACCGGGACGCTCGCCCGACTCCAGCGGTACGTCCGGCTGGACGAGCTGGACGCGATCTGGATCTCGCACCTGCACGCCGACCACAGCGCCGACCTGCTGACCGCGTACTACGGCGCGCTCTTCGCGGACGTCCAACTGGCCGCGCCCATCCCGCTGTTCGGTCCGCCCGGCATCGCCGACCGGCTGGCCCACTTCCTCACCAACACCGCGACCCGCAGCCCCGTCGAGTCGGCCTTCGCCGTCCAGGAGCTGCACGACGGGCATCGGGCGCGGGTCGGCGCGTTCACGCTGACCAGCCGGGCGGTGGCCCACGGAATCCCGGCCTTCGCCGTCCGTTTCGAGGCCCGGGACCGTTCGCTGGTCTACTCCGGGGACACCGCTCCCTGCGCCACCCTCACGAAGCTGGCGGAGGCCTGCGACGTGCTGCTGTGCGAGGCCGACAGCGCGCAGGCGCCGGCCGGGGAGGATCGGGTCCACCACACGCCCGAGGACGCCGGCGAGACGGCCCGCGCGGCCGGGGCGGGCCGGCTGATCGTCACGCACGTCGGCCCGTTCCTCACGCCGGAGGAGGCGGTGGCCCGGGCGGCGACCCGGTTCGACGGCCCCGTGGACCACGCCGCGCCCGGCGCCGCCTTCTCCGTCTGA
- a CDS encoding acyl-CoA carboxylase subunit beta: MTVLSSALDPASEEYATHRRAMLAKLDELNAEHAKALQGGGPKYIERHRARGKLLARERIELLLDPDTPFLELSPLAAWGSDHTVGASLVTGIGTVEGVECLITANDPTVRGGASNPWTLKKALRANEIAYANRLPVISLVESGGADLPSQKEIFIPGGALFRDLTRLSAAGIPTVAVVFGNSTAGGAYIPGMSDHTVMIKERSKVFLGGPPLVKMATGEESDDESLGGAEMHARTSGLADHYALDEPDALRRARRIVARLNHRKAHPVPGPYEPPAYDGEELLGIVPADLKTPFDPREVIARIVDGSDFDEFKPLYGTSLATGWATLHGYPVGVLANAQGVLFSAESQKAAQFIQLANQRDIPLLFLHNTTGYMVGKEYEQGGIIKHGAMMINAVANSRVPHLSVLMGASYGAGHYGMCGRAYDPRFLFAWPGAKSAVMGPQQLAGVLSIVARQSAAAKGRPYDEDGDAALRALVEQQIEAESLPMFLSGRLYDDGVIDPRDTRTVLGLCLSAIHTAPVEGARGGFGVFRM; encoded by the coding sequence GTGACCGTCCTCAGCTCCGCCCTCGACCCGGCATCCGAGGAGTACGCCACCCACCGTCGCGCCATGCTGGCCAAACTTGACGAGCTGAACGCGGAGCATGCCAAAGCGCTCCAAGGGGGCGGCCCCAAGTACATCGAGAGGCACCGCGCCCGCGGCAAGCTCCTCGCGCGCGAGCGCATCGAGCTGCTGCTCGACCCCGACACCCCGTTCCTCGAACTGTCCCCGCTCGCCGCCTGGGGCTCCGACCACACCGTCGGCGCGTCCCTCGTCACCGGCATCGGCACCGTCGAGGGCGTCGAGTGCCTGATCACCGCCAACGACCCGACCGTACGCGGCGGCGCCTCCAACCCCTGGACCCTCAAAAAGGCCCTGCGCGCCAACGAGATCGCGTACGCCAACCGGCTCCCCGTCATCTCGCTCGTCGAGTCCGGCGGCGCCGATCTGCCGTCCCAGAAGGAGATCTTCATCCCCGGCGGCGCCCTGTTCCGCGACCTGACCCGGCTGTCCGCCGCCGGCATCCCCACCGTCGCCGTCGTGTTCGGCAACTCCACCGCCGGCGGCGCCTACATCCCCGGCATGTCCGACCACACCGTCATGATCAAGGAGCGGTCGAAGGTCTTCCTCGGCGGACCGCCCCTGGTGAAGATGGCCACCGGCGAGGAGAGCGACGACGAGTCGCTGGGCGGCGCGGAGATGCACGCCCGCACCTCCGGCCTCGCCGACCACTACGCCCTCGACGAGCCGGACGCGCTGCGCCGGGCCCGCCGGATCGTCGCCCGCCTCAACCACCGCAAGGCCCACCCGGTCCCCGGCCCGTACGAGCCGCCCGCGTACGACGGGGAGGAACTCCTCGGCATCGTCCCCGCCGACCTCAAGACCCCCTTCGACCCGCGCGAGGTCATCGCCCGGATCGTCGACGGCTCCGACTTCGACGAGTTCAAGCCGCTGTACGGGACGAGCCTCGCCACCGGCTGGGCCACCCTCCACGGCTATCCGGTCGGCGTCCTCGCGAACGCGCAAGGGGTGTTGTTCAGCGCCGAGTCCCAGAAGGCCGCCCAGTTCATCCAACTGGCCAACCAGCGCGACATCCCCCTCCTCTTCCTGCACAACACCACCGGCTACATGGTCGGGAAGGAGTACGAGCAGGGCGGCATCATCAAGCACGGCGCGATGATGATCAACGCGGTGGCCAATTCGCGGGTCCCCCACCTGTCCGTCCTCATGGGCGCCTCCTACGGCGCCGGCCACTACGGCATGTGCGGCCGGGCCTACGACCCGCGCTTCCTCTTCGCCTGGCCCGGCGCCAAGTCCGCCGTCATGGGCCCGCAGCAGCTCGCCGGCGTCCTGTCGATCGTGGCCCGGCAGTCCGCCGCCGCGAAGGGCCGGCCGTACGACGAGGACGGCGACGCGGCCCTGCGCGCCCTGGTCGAGCAGCAGATCGAGGCCGAGTCCCTGCCGATGTTCCTGTCCGGGCGGCTGTACGACGACGGGGTCATCGACCCGCGCGACACCCGTACCGTCCTCGGGCTGTGCCTGTCGGCGATCCACACCGCACCGGTCGAGGGCGCACGCGGCGGCTTCGGCGTCTTCAGGATGTGA
- a CDS encoding acyclic terpene utilization AtuA family protein produces MKPLRIGNASGFYGDRFDAVRDMLTGGELDVLTGDYLAELTLLILGRDRLKDPSLGYAKTFLRQMEEGLGLAHERGVRIVTNAGGLNPAGLAGALRELAGRLGLPVRVAHVEGDRLPTPPGALAAHAYLGGAGIAACLEAGADVVVTGRVTDAALVTGPAAAHFGWGPDAYDALAGAVVAGHVLECGTQATGGNHPHFTRYDVRRPGFPLAEVHADGTAVITKHPGTGGAVDPATVTAQLLYETAGARYAGPDVTARLDTVRLTQDGPDRVRISGVRGEAPPPTLKAGVNRLGGWRNEVVFVLTGLDIDAKARLVREQLAHALGRTAHVRWELVRTDREDADTEETASALLRLVVRDDDPDVVGRAFSGAAVELALGSYPGFHVTAPPAEPAPYGVFEAVYVDPADVTQTAVLPDGRRVDIAHPARTRALEPVPEPPLPPPLPPGPTRRAPLGLVAGARSGDKGGDANVGVWAETDGAWRWLAHTLTVEHFRALLPETRALAVARHVLPNLRALNFTVTGLLGEGVAAQARFDPQAKALGEWLRARHTDIPEALL; encoded by the coding sequence GTGAAGCCCCTCCGTATCGGCAACGCCTCCGGCTTCTACGGCGACCGCTTCGACGCCGTCCGCGACATGCTCACCGGCGGTGAACTCGACGTCCTCACCGGCGACTACCTCGCCGAGCTGACCCTCCTCATCCTCGGCCGCGACCGGCTCAAGGACCCGTCCCTCGGGTACGCCAAGACCTTCCTGCGGCAGATGGAGGAGGGCCTGGGGCTCGCCCACGAGCGGGGCGTGCGCATCGTCACCAACGCCGGTGGCCTCAACCCCGCCGGCCTCGCCGGCGCCCTGCGCGAACTGGCCGGCCGGCTCGGGCTGCCCGTGCGCGTCGCCCACGTCGAGGGCGACCGGCTGCCCACGCCGCCCGGCGCCCTGGCCGCCCACGCCTACCTCGGCGGCGCCGGGATCGCCGCCTGCCTGGAAGCGGGCGCCGACGTCGTGGTCACCGGGCGGGTCACCGACGCCGCCCTCGTCACCGGGCCCGCCGCCGCCCACTTCGGCTGGGGCCCGGACGCGTACGACGCGCTCGCGGGCGCCGTCGTCGCCGGTCACGTCCTGGAGTGCGGCACCCAGGCCACCGGCGGGAACCACCCGCACTTCACGCGCTACGACGTACGCCGCCCCGGCTTCCCGCTCGCCGAGGTCCACGCCGACGGCACCGCCGTCATCACCAAGCACCCCGGCACCGGCGGCGCCGTCGACCCGGCCACCGTCACCGCCCAACTGCTCTACGAGACGGCGGGCGCCCGCTACGCCGGGCCCGACGTGACCGCCCGCCTCGACACCGTACGGCTCACCCAGGACGGCCCCGACCGGGTGCGGATCAGCGGCGTACGCGGCGAGGCGCCCCCGCCCACCCTCAAGGCCGGCGTCAACCGGCTCGGCGGCTGGCGCAACGAGGTCGTGTTCGTCCTCACCGGACTCGACATCGACGCCAAGGCCCGGCTCGTGCGGGAGCAGCTGGCCCACGCCCTCGGCAGGACCGCGCACGTTCGGTGGGAGCTGGTCCGCACCGACCGGGAGGACGCCGACACCGAGGAGACCGCCAGCGCTCTGCTCCGCCTCGTCGTGCGCGACGACGACCCCGATGTCGTCGGCCGCGCGTTCAGCGGCGCCGCCGTCGAGCTGGCCCTCGGCAGCTACCCCGGCTTCCACGTGACCGCCCCACCGGCCGAACCGGCCCCCTACGGGGTCTTCGAGGCGGTGTACGTCGACCCCGCGGACGTCACCCAGACCGCCGTCCTGCCCGACGGGCGAAGGGTCGACATCGCGCACCCCGCCCGCACCCGCGCCCTGGAACCCGTACCCGAACCCCCGCTCCCGCCGCCGCTGCCCCCGGGCCCCACCCGGCGGGCGCCCCTCGGGCTCGTCGCCGGGGCCCGCAGCGGTGACAAGGGCGGCGACGCGAACGTCGGCGTCTGGGCCGAGACCGACGGGGCCTGGCGCTGGCTCGCGCACACCCTGACCGTCGAGCACTTCCGCGCCCTGCTGCCGGAGACGCGGGCCCTGGCCGTCGCCCGCCACGTCCTGCCGAACCTCCGCGCCCTCAACTTCACCGTCACCGGCCTCCTCGGCGAAGGCGTCGCCGCGCAGGCGCGGTTCGACCCCCAGGCCAAGGCGCTCGGCGAGTGGCTGCGCGCCCGCCACACGGACATCCCGGAGGCCCTGCTGTGA
- a CDS encoding TetR/AcrR family transcriptional regulator, translating into MGDLSEASARAPKQDRSRATRRRLLEAAVACLAERGWAGSTVAVVAEHAGVSRGAAQHHFPTREDLFTAAVEYVAEERSHALRALTGKSRADVVSALVALYTGPLFRAALHLWVAASNEDQLRPRVTELEARVGRETHHIAVELLGADESRPGVRETVQGLLDMARGLGLATLLTDDTSRRERVVAQWAKLLDEALG; encoded by the coding sequence ATGGGCGATCTGAGCGAGGCATCCGCCCGCGCCCCGAAGCAGGACCGCAGCCGCGCCACCCGCCGGCGGCTCCTCGAAGCCGCCGTCGCCTGCCTCGCCGAACGCGGCTGGGCCGGCTCCACGGTCGCGGTCGTCGCCGAACACGCCGGTGTCTCGCGGGGCGCGGCCCAGCACCACTTCCCGACCCGCGAGGACCTCTTCACGGCCGCGGTCGAGTACGTCGCCGAGGAACGCTCGCACGCGCTGCGCGCCCTCACCGGCAAGAGCCGCGCAGACGTCGTCTCGGCCCTCGTCGCCCTCTACACGGGCCCCCTGTTCCGCGCCGCGCTCCACCTGTGGGTCGCCGCGTCCAACGAGGACCAGCTGCGGCCGCGGGTCACCGAACTGGAGGCGCGGGTGGGCCGCGAGACGCACCACATCGCGGTGGAGCTGCTGGGCGCGGACGAATCCCGCCCCGGCGTCCGCGAGACGGTCCAGGGCCTCCTGGACATGGCCCGGGGCCTGGGCCTCGCGACCCTGCTCACGGACGACACGTCCCGCCGCGAACGGGTGGTCGCCCAATGGGCGAAGCTCCTGGACGAGGCGCTGGGGTGA
- a CDS encoding acetyl/propionyl/methylcrotonyl-CoA carboxylase subunit alpha, which produces MIRTLLVANRGEIACRVFRTCRDLGIATVAVHSDPDAGALHVRRADAAVRLPGAAPADTYLRGDLVVKAALAAGADAVHPGYGFLSENADFARAVLDAGLVWIGPPPEAIEAMASKTRAKKLLGVASLERVTAGDLPVLVKAAAGGGGRGMRVVRELADLPAALEAARAEALSAFGDGEVFVEPYVEGGRHVEVQILADTHGTVWPLGTRDCSLQRRHQKVVEEAPAPGLPQRLTESLYETAVRAARATGYTGAGTVEFLVAADGTAHFLEMNTRLQVEHPVTEALHGIDLVAQQIRIAEGAALDAEPPRPRGHAVEARLYAEDPAAGWTPQTGVLHRLAFPDGVRVDTGYADGDTIGVHYDALLAKAVAHAPTRAEAVRALARALESAAVHGPPTNRDLLVRSLRHPEFTEGRADTGFYDRHLAALTAPPPGEAYAAVAAALADAAARPGPGAWRNVPSQPQTKTYNGHEVRYRRTRDGHTLDDHPDVRVVSATPAEVRLDVGGVVRPYRVTAYTDPRTAHAAHVVHVDTPTGSHRLTPRPRFPDPTVRTAPGSLLAPMPGTVVRVADGLREGARVEAGQPLLWLEAMKMEHRVTAPASGTLTALHAAPGHQVEVGTLLAVVSPAQEEDQE; this is translated from the coding sequence ATGATCCGGACCCTCCTCGTGGCGAACCGCGGCGAGATCGCCTGCCGCGTCTTCCGTACCTGCCGCGACCTGGGCATCGCCACCGTCGCCGTGCACTCCGACCCCGACGCGGGCGCCCTGCACGTACGGCGGGCCGACGCGGCGGTACGGCTGCCGGGCGCGGCCCCCGCCGACACGTACCTGCGCGGCGACCTCGTCGTGAAGGCCGCCCTCGCGGCGGGCGCGGACGCCGTCCACCCCGGCTACGGCTTCCTGTCGGAGAACGCCGATTTCGCGCGGGCCGTCCTCGACGCGGGCCTCGTGTGGATCGGGCCGCCGCCCGAGGCCATCGAGGCGATGGCGTCCAAGACCCGCGCCAAGAAGCTCCTCGGCGTCGCCTCCCTGGAGCGCGTCACCGCCGGCGACCTGCCCGTCCTGGTCAAGGCGGCGGCCGGAGGAGGCGGGCGCGGCATGCGCGTGGTCCGCGAACTCGCCGATCTCCCAGCGGCGTTGGAGGCGGCACGCGCCGAGGCGCTGAGCGCCTTCGGGGACGGCGAGGTGTTCGTCGAGCCGTACGTGGAGGGCGGCCGCCACGTCGAGGTGCAGATCCTCGCCGACACCCACGGCACGGTCTGGCCGCTCGGCACCCGCGACTGCTCCCTCCAGCGCCGCCACCAGAAGGTCGTCGAGGAGGCCCCGGCGCCCGGACTGCCGCAGCGGCTCACCGAGTCGCTGTACGAGACGGCCGTACGGGCCGCCCGCGCCACCGGGTACACCGGCGCGGGCACCGTCGAGTTCCTCGTCGCCGCCGACGGCACCGCCCACTTCCTGGAGATGAACACCCGCCTCCAGGTGGAACACCCCGTCACCGAGGCGCTCCACGGCATCGACCTGGTGGCCCAGCAGATCCGGATCGCCGAGGGCGCCGCGCTCGACGCCGAGCCGCCGCGGCCGCGCGGCCACGCGGTCGAGGCCCGCCTGTACGCCGAGGACCCCGCCGCCGGCTGGACCCCGCAGACGGGTGTGCTGCACCGCCTGGCCTTCCCCGACGGCGTACGCGTGGACACCGGGTACGCCGACGGCGACACCATCGGCGTCCACTACGACGCCCTGCTCGCCAAGGCCGTCGCCCACGCCCCCACCCGCGCCGAAGCCGTCCGCGCCCTGGCCCGCGCCCTGGAGTCGGCGGCGGTCCACGGCCCGCCCACCAACCGGGACCTGCTCGTACGGTCCCTGCGCCACCCCGAGTTCACCGAGGGCCGCGCCGACACCGGCTTCTACGACCGCCACCTCGCCGCCCTCACCGCGCCGCCGCCCGGCGAGGCGTACGCGGCCGTCGCCGCCGCCCTCGCCGACGCGGCCGCCCGCCCGGGACCGGGCGCGTGGCGGAACGTTCCGTCCCAGCCGCAGACCAAGACGTACAACGGTCACGAGGTCCGCTACCGCCGCACCCGCGACGGCCACACCCTCGACGACCACCCGGACGTACGGGTCGTGTCGGCCACCCCCGCCGAGGTGCGCCTCGACGTGGGCGGCGTGGTCCGCCCGTACCGCGTCACCGCCTACACCGACCCGCGCACCGCTCACGCCGCCCACGTGGTCCACGTGGACACCCCCACCGGCTCCCACCGCCTCACCCCGCGGCCCCGCTTCCCCGACCCCACCGTCCGCACCGCCCCCGGCTCGCTCCTCGCGCCCATGCCCGGCACCGTCGTCCGCGTCGCGGACGGCCTGCGGGAAGGCGCCCGGGTCGAGGCCGGACAGCCCCTGCTGTGGCTGGAGGCCATGAAGATGGAGCACCGCGTCACCGCTCCCGCCTCCGGCACGCTCACCGCGCTCCACGCCGCACCCGGCCACCAGGTCGAGGTCGGCACCCTGCTCGCCGTCGTATCGCCCGCACAGGAGGAGGACCAGGAATGA
- a CDS encoding citrate synthase 2, protein MSDFVPGLEGVVAFETEIAEPDKEGGALRYRGVDIEDLVGHVSFGNVWGLLVDGAFNPGLPPAEPFPIPVHSGDIRVDVQSALAMLAPVWGLRPLLDIDAEQARDDLARAAVMALSYVAQSARGQGLPMVPQREIDKAQSVVERFMIRWRGEPDPKHVAAVDAYWTSAAEHGMNASTFTARVIASTGADVAAALSGAVGAMSGPLHGGAPSRVLGMIEEIERTGDAGAYVRQALDKGERLMGFGHRVYRAEDPRARVLRRTAKELGAPRFEVAEALEKAALEELHNRRPDRVLATNVEFWAAIVLDFAEVPAHMFTSMFTCARTAGWSAHILEQKRTGRLVRPSARYVGPGARSPREIPGHEDITA, encoded by the coding sequence ATGTCCGACTTCGTACCCGGGCTCGAGGGAGTCGTCGCGTTCGAGACGGAGATCGCCGAACCGGACAAGGAGGGCGGTGCGCTTCGCTACCGGGGCGTCGACATCGAAGACCTCGTGGGCCACGTCTCCTTCGGGAACGTGTGGGGCCTGCTGGTCGACGGGGCCTTCAACCCGGGCCTGCCGCCCGCCGAGCCGTTCCCGATCCCGGTGCACTCCGGTGACATCCGCGTCGACGTGCAGTCCGCGCTGGCCATGCTCGCGCCCGTGTGGGGTCTGCGGCCGCTGCTCGACATCGATGCCGAGCAGGCCCGCGACGACCTCGCCCGCGCGGCCGTCATGGCCCTGTCGTACGTCGCGCAGAGCGCGCGCGGGCAGGGGCTGCCGATGGTGCCGCAGCGGGAGATCGACAAGGCCCAGTCCGTCGTCGAGCGGTTCATGATCCGCTGGCGCGGCGAGCCGGACCCCAAGCACGTGGCGGCGGTCGACGCGTACTGGACCTCGGCGGCGGAGCACGGCATGAACGCCTCGACGTTCACCGCGCGCGTCATCGCCTCGACCGGCGCGGACGTCGCCGCGGCGCTGTCCGGTGCCGTCGGCGCGATGTCCGGGCCGCTGCACGGCGGTGCCCCGTCCCGGGTCCTCGGCATGATCGAGGAGATCGAGCGGACCGGTGACGCCGGCGCGTACGTGCGCCAGGCCCTCGACAAGGGCGAGCGCCTGATGGGCTTCGGGCACCGCGTGTACCGCGCGGAGGACCCGCGCGCCCGGGTGCTGCGCCGTACCGCCAAGGAGCTGGGCGCGCCGCGCTTCGAGGTCGCGGAGGCGCTGGAGAAGGCGGCGCTGGAGGAGCTGCACAACCGGCGCCCGGACCGGGTGCTCGCGACGAACGTGGAGTTCTGGGCGGCCATCGTGCTGGACTTCGCGGAGGTCCCGGCGCACATGTTCACGTCCATGTTCACCTGCGCCCGTACGGCGGGGTGGTCGGCGCACATCCTGGAGCAGAAGCGCACGGGCCGCCTGGTCCGCCCGTCGGCCCGCTACGTCGGCCCGGGCGCCCGCAGCCCCCGGGAGATCCCGGGCCACGAGGACATCACGGCCTGA